A portion of the Oncorhynchus clarkii lewisi isolate Uvic-CL-2024 chromosome 27, UVic_Ocla_1.0, whole genome shotgun sequence genome contains these proteins:
- the LOC139386025 gene encoding clathrin heavy chain 1-like isoform X1 yields MAQILPIRFQEHLQLQNLGINPANIGFSTLTMESDKFICIREKVGEQAQVVIIDMADPNTPIRRPISADSAIMNPASKVIALKAAKTLQIFNIEMKSKMKAHTMTDDVTFWKWISLNTVALVTDNAVYHWSMEGDSQPVKVFDRHSSLAGCQIINYRTDAKQKWLLLIGISAQQNRVVGAMQLYSVDRKVSQPIEGHAAGFAQFKMEGNTEESTLFCFAVRGQAGGKLHIIEVGTPPTGNQPFPKKAVDVFFPPEAQNDFPVAMQISSKQDVVFLITKYGYIHLYDLETGTCIYMNRISGETIFVTAPHEPTAGIIGVNRKGQVLSVCVEEENIIPYITNVLQNPDLALRMAVRNNLAGAEELFARKFNTLFAAGNYSEAAKVAANAPKGILRTPDTIRKFQSVPAQPGQTSPLLQYFGILLDQGQLNKFESLELCRPVLQQGRKQLLEKWLKEDKLECSEELGDLVKSVDPTLALSVYLRANVPNKVIQCFAETGQFQKIVLYAKKVGYTPDWMFLLRNVMRISPEQGLQFSQMLVQDEEPLADITQIVDVFMEYNLIQQCTSFLLDALKNNRPAEGPLQTRLLEMNLVHAPQVADAILGNQMFTHYDRAHVAQLCEKAGLLQRALEHYTDLYDIKRAVVHTHLLNPEWLVNFFGSLSVEDSLECLRAMLSANIRQNLQICVQVASKYHEQLSTNSLTELFESFKSFEGLFYFLGSIVNFSQDPEVHFKYIQAACKTGQIKEVERICRESNCYDPERVKNFLKEAKLTDQLPLIIVCDRFDFVHDLVLYLYRNTLQKYIEIYVQKVNPSRLPVVIGGLLDVDCAEDVIKNLILVVKGQFSTDELVAEVEKRNRLKLLLPWLEARIHEGCEEPATHNALAKIYIDSNNNPERFLRENTFYDSRVVGKYCEKRDPHLACVAYERGQCDQELINVCNENSLFKSLSRYLVRRKDPELWASVLLESNPFRRPLIDQVVQTALSETQDPEEVSVTVKAFMTADLPNELIELLEKIVLDNSVFSEHRNLQNLLILTAIKADRTRVMEYINRLDNYDAPDIANIAISNELFEEAFAIFRKFDVNTSAVQVLIEHIGNLDRAYEFAERCNEPPVWSQLAKAQLQKGLVKEAIDSYIKADDPSAYMEVGQAAAQSGNWEDLVKFLQMARKKSRESYVETELIFALAKTNRLAELEEFINGPNNAHIQQVGDRCYDERMYDAAKLLYNNVSNFGRLASTLVHLGEYQAAVDGARKANSTRTWKEVCFACVDGNEFRLAQMCGLHIVVHADELEELINYYQDRAYFEELITMLEAALGLERAHMGMFTELAILYSKFKPQKMREHLELFWSRVNIPKVLRAAEQAHLWAELVFLYDKYEEFDNAILTMMSHPSDAWKEGQFKDIVTKVANVELYYKAIQFYLEFKPLLLNDLLIVLSPRLDHTRAVNFFMKTKQLSLVKPYLRSVQNHNNKGVNEALNNLFITEEDYAALRASIDAYDNFDNITLAQGLEKHELIEFRRIAAYLFKGNNRWKQSVELCKKDKLYKDAMQYASESKDLELAEELLAWFLEEDKKECFAACLFTCYDLLRPDVVLETAWRHNIMDFSMPYFIQVMREYLSKVDAIKEKVDKLDASESLRKQEEQNTESQPIVYGTPQLMLTSGPGQAVPPQPGYGGYGYPAAPTGYGQPPQPGFGYGM; encoded by the exons CTGCAAAAACCCTCCAGATCTTCAACATTGAGATGAAGAGCAAGATGAAGGCTCACACCATGACTGATGACGTCACTTTCTGGAAGTGGATCTCCCTCAACACTGTAGCACTGGTCACAGACAACGCCGTCTACCATTGGAGCATGGAGGGAGACTCCCAGCCAGTCAAAGTCTTTGACAGACACTCCAGTCTAGCAGGCTGTCAAATCATCAACTACCGCACTGACGCCAAACAGAAATGGCTGCTTCTCATTGGGATTTCAGCACAG CAAAACCGTGTGGTGGGAGCCATGCAGCTGTACTCTGTGGACAGGAAGGTGTCCCAGCCCATTGAGGGCCACGCCGCCGGCTTCGCCCAGTTCAAAATGGAGGGTAATACAGAGGAATCGACACTGTTCTGCTTCGCTGTCCGAGGGCAAGCTGGAGGAAAG TTACACATAATTGAAGTGGGAACCCCACCAACAGGCAATCAGCCGTTTCCAAAGAAGGCAGTGGACGTGTTCTTCCCTCCTGAGGCCCAGAATGACTTCCCTGTAGCCATGCAG ATCAGCTCTAAGCAAGATGTTGTCTTTCTTATCACCAAATATGGCTACATCCACCTGTATGACCTGGAGACTGGCACCTGTATCTACATGAACCGGATCAGCGGGGAGACCATCTTTGTTACAGCCCCACATGAACCAACCGCTGGCATCATTGGAGTCAACAGGAAAGGACAG gtgttgtcagtgtgtgtggaggaggagaaCATCATCCCCTACATCACTAACGTGCTCCAGAACCCAGACCTAGCCCTGCGCATGGCCGTGCGCAACAACCTGGCTGGGGCCGAGGAGCTGTTCGCCAGAAAGTTCAACACCCTGTTCGCTGCAGGGAACTACTCTGAGGCTGCCAAGGTGGCCGCAAACGCTCCCAAG ggtATCCTTCGTACCCCGGACACCATCCGTAAGTTCCAGAGTGTGCCGGCCCAGCCAGGCCAGACCTCTCCACTCCTGCAGTACTTTGGCATCCTGCTGGACCAGGGCCAGCTCAACAAGTTTGAGTCTCTGGAACTGTGCAGGCCCGTCCTACAGCAGGGACGCAAGCAGCTGCTGGAGAAATGGCTCAAAGAGGACAAG CTGGAGTGTTCAGAGGAGCTGGGGGACCTGGTGAAATCAGTGGACCCCACTCTGGCTCTCAGCGTCTACCTCAGGGCCAACGTGCCCAACAAGGTCATTCAGTGCTTCGCTGAGACCGGACAGTTCCAGAAAATTGTCCTCTACGCCAAAAAG GTGGGCTACACTCCAGACTGGATGTTCCTGCTCAGGAATGTGATGAGGATCAGTCCAGAACAAGGCCTGCAGTTCTCCCAGATGCTGGTGCAGGATGAGGAGCCCCTGGCCGACATCACACAG ATCGTTGACGTGTTTATGGAGTATAACCTGATCCAGCAGTGTACCTCCTTCCTCCTGGATGCCCTGAAGAACAACAGGCCTGCTGAGGGGCCTCTGCAGACACGCCTGCTGGAGATGAACCTGGTCCACGccccacag GTGGCTGATGCCATCCTGGGCAACCAGATGTTCACCCACTACGACCGTGCCCACGTTGCCCAGCTGTGTGAGAAGGCTGGCCTGCTGCAGAGGGCTCTGGAGCATTACACCGACCTGTACGATATCAAACGGGCTGTGGTGCACACACACCTGCTCAACCCTGAG TGGCTGGTGAACTTCTTTGGCTCCCTGTCAGTGGAGGACTCTCTGGAGTGTCTTCGGGCCATGCTGTCGGCCAACATCCGTCAGAACCTGCAGATCTGTGTCCAGGTGGCCTCTAAGTACCACGAGCAGCTCTCCACCAACTCCCTCACTGAGCTCTTTGAGTCCTTCAAGAGCTTCGAAG GTCTGTTCTACTTCCTGGGTTCCATCGTTAATTTCAGCCAGGACCCAGAGGTCCACTTCAAGTACATCCAGGCAGCCTGTAAGACGGGACAGATCAAAGAggtggagaggatctgcagagagagcAACTGCTACGACCCCGAACGAGTCAAGAACTTCCTCAAG GAAGCTAAGCTGACTGATCAGCTCCCCCTGATCATCGTGTGTGACCGCTTCGACTTTGTCCACGACCTGGTCCTCTACCTGTACCGCAACACCCTGCAGAAATACATTGAGATCTATGTGCAGAAG GTGAATCCCAGCCGTCTGCCGGTGGTGATTGGAGGGCTGCTGGATGTGGACTGTGCTGAGGATGTGATTAAGAACCTGATCCTGGTGGTGAAAGGACAGTTCTCCACTGATGAACTAGTGGctgaggtggagaagaggaacaG ACTGAAGCTGCTTCTGCCTTGGCTGGAGGCCCGTATCCATGAGGGCTGTGAGGAGCCAGCTACCCACAATGCCCTGGCCAAGATCTACATCGACAGCAACAACAACCCAGAGCGCTTCCTGCGTGAGAACACCTTCTACGACAGCCGCGTGGTGGGCAAGTACTGTGAGAAGAGGGACCCCCACCTGGCCTGCGTGGCCTACGAGAGAGGACAGTGTGATCAGGAGCTCATTAAT GTGTGCAATGAGAACTCTCTGTTCAAGAGTCTGTCTCGCTACCTGGTTCGCCGTAAAGACCCTGAGCTGTGGGCCAGCGTGCTGCTGGAGAGTAACCCGTTTAGAAGACCCCTCATCGACCAG GTTGTTCAGACGGCCCTGTCTGAGACACAGGACCCAGAGGAGGTGTCCGTCACAGTCAAGGCCTTTATGACTGCAGACCTCCCCAACGAACTCATTGAGCTGCTGGAGAAGATCGTTCTGGATAACTCGGTCTTCAGTGAACACAG AAACCTGCAGAACCTGCTGATCCTGACAGCCATCAAGGCGGACCGTACCCGTGTGATGGAGTACATCAACCGCCTAGACAACTACGATGCCCCCGACATCGCTAACATCGCCATCAGCAACGAGCTCTTCGAGGAGGCCTTCGCCATCTTCAGGAAGTTTGACGTCAACACCTCCGCCGTGCAG GTTCTGATTGAGCACATTGGGAACCTGGACCGGGCCTACGAATTTGCTGAGCGCTGCAACGAGCCTCCAGTGTGGAGCCAGCTGGCCAAGGCTCAGCTGCAGAAGGGTCTGGTGAAGGAGGCCATCGACTCCTACATCAAGGCTGATGACCCCTCTGCCTACATGGAGGTGGGCCAGGCTGCAGCCCAGAGTG GTAACTGGGAGGACCTGGTGAAGTTCCTTCAGATGGCCCGTAAGAAGTCCCGTGAGTCCTACGTGGAGACAGAGCTCATCTTCGCCCTGGCCAAGACCAACCGCCTGGCTGAACTGGAGGAGTTCATCAATGGACCCAACAACGCCCACATCCAACAG GTGGGTGACAGGTGTTATGATGAGAGGATGTATGATGCGGCCAAGCTGCTCTACAACAACGTGTCCAACTTCGGGCGGCTAGCGTCCACCTTGGTCCACCTGGGAGAGTACCAGGCCGCCGTGGATGGAGCCCGCAAAGCCAACAGCACCCGCACCTGGAAAGAGGTGTGCTTTGCCTGTGTGGATGGAAATGAGTTCCGCCTGGCACAGATGTGTGGCCTGCATATTGTTGTCCATGCTGATGAACTGGAGGAGCTCATCAACTACTACCAG GACCGTGCTTACTTTGAGGAGCTGATCACCATGCTGGAGGCAGCCCTGGGTCTGGAGCGGGCTCACATGGGCATGTTCACCGAGCTGGCCATCCTCTACTCCAAGTTCAAACCCCAGAAGATGAGGGAGCACCTGGAGCTCTTCTGGTCCAGAGTCAACATTCCAAAG GTCCTGAGGGCTGCAGAGCAGGCCCACCTGTGGGCGGAGCTGGTCTTCCTCTATGACAAGTATGAGGAGTTTGACAACGCCATCCTCACCATGATGAGCCACCCCTCAGATGCCTGGAAGGAGGGACAGTTCAAAGACATTGTCACCAAG GTGGCCAATGTGGAGTTATACTACAAGGCTATCCAGTTCTACCTGGAGTTCAAACCATTGTTACTGAACGACCTGCTCATAGTGCTGTCACCACGACTGGACCACACCCGCGCAGTCAACTTCTTCATGAAG ACCAAGCAGCTGTCACTGGTCAAGCCGTACCTGCGGTCAGTGCAGAACCACAACAACAAGGGTGTCAACGAAGCACTTAACAACCTCTTCATCACAGAAGAAGACTATGCG GCCCTGCGTGCCTCCATTGATGCCTACGACAACTTTGACAACATCACCCTTGCCCAGGGCCTGGAGAAGCATGAGCTGATTGAGTTCAGGAGGATCGCTGCCTACCTCTTCAAAGGCAACAACCGCTGGAAGCAGAGCGTGGAACTCTGCAAGAAGGACAAACTCTACAAG GACGCCATGCAGTATGCGTCTGAGTCGAAAGACCTGGAGCTGGCTGAGGAGTTGTTGGCCTGGTTCCTGGAGGAGGACAAGAAGGAGTGCTTTGCCGCCTGCCTCTTCACCTGCTACGACCTGCTGAGGCCTGACGTGGTGCTGGAGACGGCCTGGAGGCACAACATCATGGACTTCTCCATGCCCTATTTCATCCAGGTCATGAGGGAGTACCTCTCCAAG GTTGATGCGATTAAGGAAAAG gTCGACAAGCTTGACGCCTCCGAGTCCCTGAGGAAACAGGAGGAGCAGAACACAGAGTCCCAGCCCATTGTTTATG GCACGCCCCAGCTCATGCTCACTTCAGGCCCTGGTCAGGCTGTGCCCCCCCAGCCTGGCTATGGAGGCTACGGCTACCCAGCAGCACCCACCGGCTACGGCCAACCTCCCCAGCCTGGCTTTGGCTATGGCATGTGA
- the LOC139386025 gene encoding clathrin heavy chain 1-like isoform X2, producing the protein MAQILPIRFQEHLQLQNLGINPANIGFSTLTMESDKFICIREKVGEQAQVVIIDMADPNTPIRRPISADSAIMNPASKVIALKAAKTLQIFNIEMKSKMKAHTMTDDVTFWKWISLNTVALVTDNAVYHWSMEGDSQPVKVFDRHSSLAGCQIINYRTDAKQKWLLLIGISAQQNRVVGAMQLYSVDRKVSQPIEGHAAGFAQFKMEGNTEESTLFCFAVRGQAGGKLHIIEVGTPPTGNQPFPKKAVDVFFPPEAQNDFPVAMQISSKQDVVFLITKYGYIHLYDLETGTCIYMNRISGETIFVTAPHEPTAGIIGVNRKGQVLSVCVEEENIIPYITNVLQNPDLALRMAVRNNLAGAEELFARKFNTLFAAGNYSEAAKVAANAPKGILRTPDTIRKFQSVPAQPGQTSPLLQYFGILLDQGQLNKFESLELCRPVLQQGRKQLLEKWLKEDKLECSEELGDLVKSVDPTLALSVYLRANVPNKVIQCFAETGQFQKIVLYAKKVGYTPDWMFLLRNVMRISPEQGLQFSQMLVQDEEPLADITQIVDVFMEYNLIQQCTSFLLDALKNNRPAEGPLQTRLLEMNLVHAPQVADAILGNQMFTHYDRAHVAQLCEKAGLLQRALEHYTDLYDIKRAVVHTHLLNPEWLVNFFGSLSVEDSLECLRAMLSANIRQNLQICVQVASKYHEQLSTNSLTELFESFKSFEGLFYFLGSIVNFSQDPEVHFKYIQAACKTGQIKEVERICRESNCYDPERVKNFLKEAKLTDQLPLIIVCDRFDFVHDLVLYLYRNTLQKYIEIYVQKVNPSRLPVVIGGLLDVDCAEDVIKNLILVVKGQFSTDELVAEVEKRNRLKLLLPWLEARIHEGCEEPATHNALAKIYIDSNNNPERFLRENTFYDSRVVGKYCEKRDPHLACVAYERGQCDQELINVCNENSLFKSLSRYLVRRKDPELWASVLLESNPFRRPLIDQVVQTALSETQDPEEVSVTVKAFMTADLPNELIELLEKIVLDNSVFSEHRNLQNLLILTAIKADRTRVMEYINRLDNYDAPDIANIAISNELFEEAFAIFRKFDVNTSAVQVLIEHIGNLDRAYEFAERCNEPPVWSQLAKAQLQKGLVKEAIDSYIKADDPSAYMEVGQAAAQSGNWEDLVKFLQMARKKSRESYVETELIFALAKTNRLAELEEFINGPNNAHIQQVGDRCYDERMYDAAKLLYNNVSNFGRLASTLVHLGEYQAAVDGARKANSTRTWKEVCFACVDGNEFRLAQMCGLHIVVHADELEELINYYQDRAYFEELITMLEAALGLERAHMGMFTELAILYSKFKPQKMREHLELFWSRVNIPKVLRAAEQAHLWAELVFLYDKYEEFDNAILTMMSHPSDAWKEGQFKDIVTKVANVELYYKAIQFYLEFKPLLLNDLLIVLSPRLDHTRAVNFFMKTKQLSLVKPYLRSVQNHNNKGVNEALNNLFITEEDYAALRASIDAYDNFDNITLAQGLEKHELIEFRRIAAYLFKGNNRWKQSVELCKKDKLYKDAMQYASESKDLELAEELLAWFLEEDKKECFAACLFTCYDLLRPDVVLETAWRHNIMDFSMPYFIQVMREYLSKVDKLDASESLRKQEEQNTESQPIVYGTPQLMLTSGPGQAVPPQPGYGGYGYPAAPTGYGQPPQPGFGYGM; encoded by the exons CTGCAAAAACCCTCCAGATCTTCAACATTGAGATGAAGAGCAAGATGAAGGCTCACACCATGACTGATGACGTCACTTTCTGGAAGTGGATCTCCCTCAACACTGTAGCACTGGTCACAGACAACGCCGTCTACCATTGGAGCATGGAGGGAGACTCCCAGCCAGTCAAAGTCTTTGACAGACACTCCAGTCTAGCAGGCTGTCAAATCATCAACTACCGCACTGACGCCAAACAGAAATGGCTGCTTCTCATTGGGATTTCAGCACAG CAAAACCGTGTGGTGGGAGCCATGCAGCTGTACTCTGTGGACAGGAAGGTGTCCCAGCCCATTGAGGGCCACGCCGCCGGCTTCGCCCAGTTCAAAATGGAGGGTAATACAGAGGAATCGACACTGTTCTGCTTCGCTGTCCGAGGGCAAGCTGGAGGAAAG TTACACATAATTGAAGTGGGAACCCCACCAACAGGCAATCAGCCGTTTCCAAAGAAGGCAGTGGACGTGTTCTTCCCTCCTGAGGCCCAGAATGACTTCCCTGTAGCCATGCAG ATCAGCTCTAAGCAAGATGTTGTCTTTCTTATCACCAAATATGGCTACATCCACCTGTATGACCTGGAGACTGGCACCTGTATCTACATGAACCGGATCAGCGGGGAGACCATCTTTGTTACAGCCCCACATGAACCAACCGCTGGCATCATTGGAGTCAACAGGAAAGGACAG gtgttgtcagtgtgtgtggaggaggagaaCATCATCCCCTACATCACTAACGTGCTCCAGAACCCAGACCTAGCCCTGCGCATGGCCGTGCGCAACAACCTGGCTGGGGCCGAGGAGCTGTTCGCCAGAAAGTTCAACACCCTGTTCGCTGCAGGGAACTACTCTGAGGCTGCCAAGGTGGCCGCAAACGCTCCCAAG ggtATCCTTCGTACCCCGGACACCATCCGTAAGTTCCAGAGTGTGCCGGCCCAGCCAGGCCAGACCTCTCCACTCCTGCAGTACTTTGGCATCCTGCTGGACCAGGGCCAGCTCAACAAGTTTGAGTCTCTGGAACTGTGCAGGCCCGTCCTACAGCAGGGACGCAAGCAGCTGCTGGAGAAATGGCTCAAAGAGGACAAG CTGGAGTGTTCAGAGGAGCTGGGGGACCTGGTGAAATCAGTGGACCCCACTCTGGCTCTCAGCGTCTACCTCAGGGCCAACGTGCCCAACAAGGTCATTCAGTGCTTCGCTGAGACCGGACAGTTCCAGAAAATTGTCCTCTACGCCAAAAAG GTGGGCTACACTCCAGACTGGATGTTCCTGCTCAGGAATGTGATGAGGATCAGTCCAGAACAAGGCCTGCAGTTCTCCCAGATGCTGGTGCAGGATGAGGAGCCCCTGGCCGACATCACACAG ATCGTTGACGTGTTTATGGAGTATAACCTGATCCAGCAGTGTACCTCCTTCCTCCTGGATGCCCTGAAGAACAACAGGCCTGCTGAGGGGCCTCTGCAGACACGCCTGCTGGAGATGAACCTGGTCCACGccccacag GTGGCTGATGCCATCCTGGGCAACCAGATGTTCACCCACTACGACCGTGCCCACGTTGCCCAGCTGTGTGAGAAGGCTGGCCTGCTGCAGAGGGCTCTGGAGCATTACACCGACCTGTACGATATCAAACGGGCTGTGGTGCACACACACCTGCTCAACCCTGAG TGGCTGGTGAACTTCTTTGGCTCCCTGTCAGTGGAGGACTCTCTGGAGTGTCTTCGGGCCATGCTGTCGGCCAACATCCGTCAGAACCTGCAGATCTGTGTCCAGGTGGCCTCTAAGTACCACGAGCAGCTCTCCACCAACTCCCTCACTGAGCTCTTTGAGTCCTTCAAGAGCTTCGAAG GTCTGTTCTACTTCCTGGGTTCCATCGTTAATTTCAGCCAGGACCCAGAGGTCCACTTCAAGTACATCCAGGCAGCCTGTAAGACGGGACAGATCAAAGAggtggagaggatctgcagagagagcAACTGCTACGACCCCGAACGAGTCAAGAACTTCCTCAAG GAAGCTAAGCTGACTGATCAGCTCCCCCTGATCATCGTGTGTGACCGCTTCGACTTTGTCCACGACCTGGTCCTCTACCTGTACCGCAACACCCTGCAGAAATACATTGAGATCTATGTGCAGAAG GTGAATCCCAGCCGTCTGCCGGTGGTGATTGGAGGGCTGCTGGATGTGGACTGTGCTGAGGATGTGATTAAGAACCTGATCCTGGTGGTGAAAGGACAGTTCTCCACTGATGAACTAGTGGctgaggtggagaagaggaacaG ACTGAAGCTGCTTCTGCCTTGGCTGGAGGCCCGTATCCATGAGGGCTGTGAGGAGCCAGCTACCCACAATGCCCTGGCCAAGATCTACATCGACAGCAACAACAACCCAGAGCGCTTCCTGCGTGAGAACACCTTCTACGACAGCCGCGTGGTGGGCAAGTACTGTGAGAAGAGGGACCCCCACCTGGCCTGCGTGGCCTACGAGAGAGGACAGTGTGATCAGGAGCTCATTAAT GTGTGCAATGAGAACTCTCTGTTCAAGAGTCTGTCTCGCTACCTGGTTCGCCGTAAAGACCCTGAGCTGTGGGCCAGCGTGCTGCTGGAGAGTAACCCGTTTAGAAGACCCCTCATCGACCAG GTTGTTCAGACGGCCCTGTCTGAGACACAGGACCCAGAGGAGGTGTCCGTCACAGTCAAGGCCTTTATGACTGCAGACCTCCCCAACGAACTCATTGAGCTGCTGGAGAAGATCGTTCTGGATAACTCGGTCTTCAGTGAACACAG AAACCTGCAGAACCTGCTGATCCTGACAGCCATCAAGGCGGACCGTACCCGTGTGATGGAGTACATCAACCGCCTAGACAACTACGATGCCCCCGACATCGCTAACATCGCCATCAGCAACGAGCTCTTCGAGGAGGCCTTCGCCATCTTCAGGAAGTTTGACGTCAACACCTCCGCCGTGCAG GTTCTGATTGAGCACATTGGGAACCTGGACCGGGCCTACGAATTTGCTGAGCGCTGCAACGAGCCTCCAGTGTGGAGCCAGCTGGCCAAGGCTCAGCTGCAGAAGGGTCTGGTGAAGGAGGCCATCGACTCCTACATCAAGGCTGATGACCCCTCTGCCTACATGGAGGTGGGCCAGGCTGCAGCCCAGAGTG GTAACTGGGAGGACCTGGTGAAGTTCCTTCAGATGGCCCGTAAGAAGTCCCGTGAGTCCTACGTGGAGACAGAGCTCATCTTCGCCCTGGCCAAGACCAACCGCCTGGCTGAACTGGAGGAGTTCATCAATGGACCCAACAACGCCCACATCCAACAG GTGGGTGACAGGTGTTATGATGAGAGGATGTATGATGCGGCCAAGCTGCTCTACAACAACGTGTCCAACTTCGGGCGGCTAGCGTCCACCTTGGTCCACCTGGGAGAGTACCAGGCCGCCGTGGATGGAGCCCGCAAAGCCAACAGCACCCGCACCTGGAAAGAGGTGTGCTTTGCCTGTGTGGATGGAAATGAGTTCCGCCTGGCACAGATGTGTGGCCTGCATATTGTTGTCCATGCTGATGAACTGGAGGAGCTCATCAACTACTACCAG GACCGTGCTTACTTTGAGGAGCTGATCACCATGCTGGAGGCAGCCCTGGGTCTGGAGCGGGCTCACATGGGCATGTTCACCGAGCTGGCCATCCTCTACTCCAAGTTCAAACCCCAGAAGATGAGGGAGCACCTGGAGCTCTTCTGGTCCAGAGTCAACATTCCAAAG GTCCTGAGGGCTGCAGAGCAGGCCCACCTGTGGGCGGAGCTGGTCTTCCTCTATGACAAGTATGAGGAGTTTGACAACGCCATCCTCACCATGATGAGCCACCCCTCAGATGCCTGGAAGGAGGGACAGTTCAAAGACATTGTCACCAAG GTGGCCAATGTGGAGTTATACTACAAGGCTATCCAGTTCTACCTGGAGTTCAAACCATTGTTACTGAACGACCTGCTCATAGTGCTGTCACCACGACTGGACCACACCCGCGCAGTCAACTTCTTCATGAAG ACCAAGCAGCTGTCACTGGTCAAGCCGTACCTGCGGTCAGTGCAGAACCACAACAACAAGGGTGTCAACGAAGCACTTAACAACCTCTTCATCACAGAAGAAGACTATGCG GCCCTGCGTGCCTCCATTGATGCCTACGACAACTTTGACAACATCACCCTTGCCCAGGGCCTGGAGAAGCATGAGCTGATTGAGTTCAGGAGGATCGCTGCCTACCTCTTCAAAGGCAACAACCGCTGGAAGCAGAGCGTGGAACTCTGCAAGAAGGACAAACTCTACAAG GACGCCATGCAGTATGCGTCTGAGTCGAAAGACCTGGAGCTGGCTGAGGAGTTGTTGGCCTGGTTCCTGGAGGAGGACAAGAAGGAGTGCTTTGCCGCCTGCCTCTTCACCTGCTACGACCTGCTGAGGCCTGACGTGGTGCTGGAGACGGCCTGGAGGCACAACATCATGGACTTCTCCATGCCCTATTTCATCCAGGTCATGAGGGAGTACCTCTCCAAG gTCGACAAGCTTGACGCCTCCGAGTCCCTGAGGAAACAGGAGGAGCAGAACACAGAGTCCCAGCCCATTGTTTATG GCACGCCCCAGCTCATGCTCACTTCAGGCCCTGGTCAGGCTGTGCCCCCCCAGCCTGGCTATGGAGGCTACGGCTACCCAGCAGCACCCACCGGCTACGGCCAACCTCCCCAGCCTGGCTTTGGCTATGGCATGTGA